The following proteins come from a genomic window of Solwaraspora sp. WMMA2065:
- a CDS encoding Rieske (2Fe-2S) protein has product MTEHQTTTDTGPTSRRALLIGASGVGATVALAACGTGTDDDLGDGANAPVDAGQPAGTDGGTDSGTDGGGDTGSGGDGLTTGQVPVGSGVILAAQGVVVTQPAEGEFKAFSNVCTHQGCPVANLDGGTINCTCHFSSFSISDGSVLSGPASAPLEEKTITVDGETISVA; this is encoded by the coding sequence ATGACTGAGCACCAGACGACGACCGACACCGGTCCGACCAGCCGCCGGGCGCTGCTGATCGGCGCAAGCGGGGTCGGAGCGACCGTGGCGCTCGCCGCCTGCGGCACCGGTACCGACGACGACCTGGGCGACGGTGCGAACGCGCCGGTCGACGCGGGCCAGCCCGCCGGCACGGACGGCGGTACGGACAGCGGAACGGACGGCGGCGGCGACACCGGGTCCGGCGGCGACGGGCTCACCACCGGCCAGGTGCCGGTCGGCAGCGGCGTCATCCTCGCCGCCCAGGGGGTCGTGGTCACCCAGCCCGCCGAGGGAGAGTTCAAGGCATTCAGCAACGTCTGCACCCACCAGGGCTGCCCGGTGGCCAACCTCGACGGTGGCACCATCAACTGCACCTGCCACTTCAGCAGCTTCTCCATTTCCGACGGCTCGGTGCTCTCCGGCCCGGCGTCGGCGCCGCTGGAGGAGAAGACCATTACCGTCGACGGCGAGACCATCTCGGTGGCCTGA